The Sphingomonas sanguinis nucleotide sequence CGTGTCCAATCCCGGCTGCTATCCGACCGGCTTCCTCGCTCTCGTCCGCCCGCTGGTGCGCGCCGGGATCGTTCCCGCCGACTTCCCGGTGACGGTCAACGCCGCCTCGGGCTATTCGGGCGGCGGCAAGGCGATGATCGCCGAATATGAGACCGCCACCGAGCGCGCCTTTCGCCCCTATGGCCTAAGCCTCGCCCACAAGCACGCGCCGGAGATGCAGCGTCATTCGGGCCTGACCCACGCGCCGATCTTCGCGCCGTCCGTGGTCGACACCTATCGCGGCATGGTCGTCGAGGTGCCCCTGGCCCTCTACGCCCTGCCGGGCGCGCCCTCGCTCGACCGCGTGACGCAGGCGCTGGCCGAGGCCTATGCCGACAGCCGCATCGTACGTTTTTCGGCGGATGCCGTAGCGGCGGTGAATATCGAGGAAAATGCCGGAACCGACCGGATGACCTTGCGCGTCTGCGGCAATGCGGCCACGGGACAAGCGCGACTGATCGCCACGCTCGACAATCTGGGCAAGGGTGCCGGGGGTGCGGCGGTCCAGAACCTGAACATCATGGCCGGGCTCGATCCGACCGCTGGCCTCGTGCTCTAAGGAGACGTCATGACGCGCAATCCCGTTGGCAAGCTGCTGCTGTTCGGCGCGACCGGCGATCTGGCGCAGCGGATGCTGCTGCCCTCGCTGTTCAACCTCCATTCGGACGGGCTGCTGCCCGATGGGCTGACCATCACCGGCACGGCGCGGTCAGATCATGACGATGCCAGCTTCCGCGAGTTCGCCGCCAAGGCGCTCGACACCTTCCTGCCCGACGACCGCAAGGATACCGACAAGATCGCCAGCTTCCTGGAGCGGGTGCAGTATCAGTCGCTCGACGCCTCCTCGATGGACGGCTTCCCGGCGCTGGCGGAGAAGGTCGGCGACGTGTCGAACGGCCTCGCCATTTATCTGTCGACCGCGCCCAGCCTGTTCGAGTCGACCATCAAGGGCCTCGAATCGGTCGGCCTTGCAGGCGAGACGGTGCGGATCGGCCTGGAAAAGCCGCTCGGCTACGACCTCGCCTCGTCCAAGGAGATCAACGACGCGGTCGCCTTCGGCTTCCCCGAGGAGCGGACCTTCCGCATCGACCATTATCTGGGCAAGGAGACCGTCCAGAACATCCTGGCGCTGCGCTTCGGCAATTTCTTCTTCGAGCCGATCTGGAACGCGCACGGCATCGACAATGTGCAGATCACCATCGCCGAGACGGTCGGGCTGGAGGATCGCGCGGGCTATTATGAAGGCGCAGGCGCGCTGCGCGACATGGTGCAGAACCATATCCTGCAACTGCTCGCGCTCGTCGCGATGGAGCCGCCCGCCCGTTATGACGGCAATTCGATCCGCGACGAAAAGGCCAAGGTCTTCCGCTCGCTGCGTCTGATGACGCCCGAGGAAGTGCCGAACAACACCGTCACCGGACAGTATTCGGACGGCGCGGTCGGCGGGAAGATCGTCGGTTCCTATGCGGACGAGTTGGGCAAGCCGTCCAAGACCGAAACCTTCGTCGCGATCAAGGCGCATGTCGACAATTGGCGCTGGCAGGGCGTGCCCTTCTATCTGCGCACCGGCAAGCGCATGGCCGCGCGCCGTTCCGAGATTGCTATCCAGTTCAAGCCGGTGCCGCACTCGATGTTCGCCGGGCGCGGTGGCCTGCTCCAGCCCAACACGCTGGTCATCCGCCTGCAGCCTGAGGAATATATCCAGCTGCTGGTGATGGCGAAGGAGCCGGGCCTCGACCGCGACGGCATCCGCCTGCGCGAGGTCCCGCTGAACCTGTCGCTCGACGCCGAGTTCGCAGGGACCCGCCGCCGCATCGCCTATGAGCGGCTGCTGCTCGACCTGATTGAGGGCGACCAGACGCTGTTCGTCCGTCGCGACGAGGTGGAGGCGCAGTGGACCTGGATCGACGCGATCCGCGCCGGTTGGGACGCCAATGACGTCAAGCCCAAGACCTATCCGAGCGGCAGCTGGGGCCCGTCCTCCGCGATCGCGCTGACCGAGCGCGACGGGGTACACTGGCAGGACGACTGACCGCCGCCCCGATCGGGAGGGCGAAGACTTTGGCGCGATATGGCCCGCCCGCGCGGCGGGTCCTACCTTGCGCCCCGAATATCTAGGACAGGATGACATGACCGACGAAATCGAATGGTGGGATTACGAAGACACCACCGAAATGGCGAACGCGCTGGCGGGCGACATCCAGTTCATCATCGAAAGCGCGATCGAAGCACGCGGCGCGGCGGTGATCGCGTTGTCGGGTGGCAAGACGCCGATCCCGGTCTATGAAAAGCTGGCCCAGGCCAAGCTCGACTGGAAGCGCGTGACCATCGTCCCCGCCGACGAGCGTATCGTGCCGCTGGGCGATCCGCTGTCCAACGTGACGATGATCGGCAAGATCTTCCTGCCCAAGGGCGCGCGCGTCATGCCGATCGTGCCGCAGGCGACCTCGGACTATAAAGCCGCAGGGCGCTCGGCCGATGCGCTGATGCAGGAATTGCACTGGCCGCTCGACTTGGTGCTGCTGGGCATGGGCGCGGACGGGCACACCGCCTCGATCTTCCCCGGCCCAGACTATGACGAAGCGCTCAACGGCCCGAAGGAGCGCCGCGCGCTGGGCCTGATGCCCGATCCCCTGCCGCCCGAGGCGCCTGTCGCCCGCGTGACGCTCAGCCGGGCGGGCATCGTCTCGGCCCGCTCGATCATGTTCGCCATCTCGGGCCCTGCCAAGAAGAAGGTGCTCGAAGACGCGATCAAGGAAGGCGCATCCTCGCCCTATCCGGTCGGCCGCGTGCTGGCCGAGGTCGAGCTGCCGATCGACATCCACTGGAGCGAGCAATGAGCCTCAACGCCGCCGTCTCTGCCGTCACCGACCGGGTCATCGAACGCTCGCGTCCGGGCCGCCAGGCCTATCTCGACCTGATCGCACACGAGGCCGAGACGGCGGTACGCCGCCCCAATCTGGGCTGCGCCAACCTCGCCCACGCCTATGCCGGGACCGAGGAAGATCGCGACGCCATGAAGGCGGATCGCGGCATGAATATCGGCATCGTGTCGGCCTATAACGACATGTTGTCGGCCCATGCCGTCTATTATCGCTATCCCGAACTGATGAAGGTCTGGGCGCGCGAGGTCGGCGCGACGGCGCAGGTGGCGGGTGGCGTGCCCGCCATGTGCGACGGCGTGACGCAGGGCTATGCGGGCATGGAGCTGTCGCTGTTCAGCCGTGACACCATCGCGCTGTCGACGGCGGTCGCGCTGAGCCACGGCACCTTCGAGGGGGCCGCGCTGCTCGGTATCTGCGACAAGATCGTGCCCGGCCTGTTGATGGGCGCGCTGCGCTTTGGCCATCTGCCGATGATCCTGGTCCCCGGCGGCCCGATGCCCACCGGCCTGCCCAACAAGCAGAAGGCCGCCGTCCGCGAAGCCTTTGCCGAGGGCAAGGCGGGCCGCGACGAACTTCTCGACGCCGAGATCGCGGCCTATCATTCGAAGGGCACCTGCACCTTTTACGGCACCGCCAACACCAACCAGATGATGATGGAGGTGATGGGCCTGCACATGCCGGGTGCCGCCTTCGTCAATCCGGGCACCAAGCTACGCCAGGAACTTAGCCGCGCCGCCGTTCACCGGCTGGCCGCGATCGGCCAGCGCGGCGACGATTATCGCCCGCTGGGGCGTTGCGTCGATGAAAAGGCGATCGTCAACGCGGCGGTCGGCCTGCTCGCGACCGGCGGCTCGACTAACCATCTGATCCACCTGCCCGCCATCGCGCGCGCGGCGGGGATCATCATCGACTGGGAGGATATGGATCGCCTGTCGGCCGCCGTACCGCTGATCGCGCGCGTCTATCCCAACGGTTCGGCCGATGTGAACGGGTTCGAGGCGGCGGGCGGCATGCCCTATGTCATCCGCGAGTTGCTCTCGGCCGGGCTGCTCCACCGTGACATCATGACGGTCGCGGGCAAGGACCTGTCCGATTACGGCCAGACGGCGGTGATCGCGGACGACAAGCTCGCCTGGACCCCGGTCGGCGACAGCGGCGACGAGACGATCCTGCGCCCGGCCGCCGCGCCCTTCTCGGCCGATGGCGGGATGCGCATCCTGTCGGGCAATCTCGGTCGCGCCTGCATCAAGGTGTCGGCGGTCGAACGCGAACGCTGGATCATCGAGGCGCCGGCCCGCGTCTTTTCCGACCAGTCCGAAGTCCAAGCCGCGTTCAAGGCAGGCGAGTTGGAGCGCGACGTGGTGGTCGTGGTCCGCTTCCAGGGGCCCAAGGCCAACGGCATGCCCGAACTGCACAAGCTGACCCCGCCGCTGGGCGTGCTCCAGAACCGGGGCTTCAAGGTGGCACTCGTCACCGATGGCCGCATGTCGGGCGCCAGCGGCAAGGTGCCCTGCGCCATCCATCTCAGCCCCGAGGCGATCGGCGGCGGCGCGATCGGTCTGATCCGCGACGGCGACATCGTCCGTCTGGACGCAGTCGAGGGCAAGCTGAACGCGCTGGTCGATCCGGTGGAATGGGCCGCGCGCGAGCAGGCGGCGACGCCCGCCCCCGCGCAGGGCATGGGCCGCGAGTTGTTCGCGCTGTTCCGCCAGGCCGCCGACGAAGCCGAGAAGGGCGCATCGCCCATTCTCGCAGGCGCCGGTCTGTAAAAGAATAAAGGGGGAGAGGATCATGGAAATCGTAGCCGTCGACATCGGGGGCACGCATGCGCGCTTCGCGATCGCCGAGGTCGAGAATGGCCGCGTGGTAAAGCTGGGCGAGCCCTGCACGCAGAAGACCGCCGAGCACGCCTCGCTCCAGACCGCGTGGCAGGCGTTCGAGGCGCATCTGGGCCGCCCGCTGCCCAAGGCGGCCTCGCTCGCCATCGCCTCGCCCATCACCGGCGACGTGATCCGCATGACCAACAACCCCTGGGTCATCCGCCCCTCGCTGATCCCCGAGCGGCTGGGCGCGGACGTCTATACGGTCATCAACGATTTCGGCGCGGTCGGCCACGCCGTCGCGCAGGTGCCGCAGGAGGACTTCCTCCATATCTGCGGCCCCGACGAGCCGATGCCCGAACACGGCGTCGTCACCGTCTGCGGCCCCGGCACGGGCCTGGGCGTCGCACAGGTTCTGATGACGCCCAACCGCTATCACGTCATCGAGACCGAGGGCGGGCATATGGACTATGCCCCGCTTGACGGGATCGAGGATGCGATCCTGAAGCGCCTGCGCCGGACCTATACCCGCGTGTCGTGCGAGCGCATCTGCTCCGGCCCTGGCATCGTCGCTATCTATGAGACGCTGGCCTCGCTGGAAGGCCGTGCGGTGCCCAGCCGCGACGACCGCGAAATCTGGACCGAGGCGCTGGACGGCACTGATTCGATCGCGCTCGCTGCGCTTGACCGCTTCTGTCTGGCGCTCGGCGCGGTGGCGGGCGACTTCGCGCTGGCGCAGGGTGCCAAGACCGTCGTGATCGCGGGCGGCCTCGGCTACCGGATCAAGGACAAGCTGCTGCGTTCGGGCTTCGACCAGCGCTTCGTCGCCAAGGGCCGGTTCCAGTCGCTGATGGCGCGCATCCCCGTCAAGCTCATCACCCATCCCCAGCCCGGCCTGTTCGGTGCAGCCGCGGCCTTTGCCCAGGAGCATTCATGACCGACATCGCCACCATCATGCGCACCAGCGCGGTCATCCCCGTGCTGGTCATCGACGACGCCGCCACCGCCAAGCCGCTGGCCGAGGCGCTGGTCGCGGGCGGACTGAAGGTGCTGGAGGTGACGCTGCGCACCCCCGCCGCGCTGGAAGCCATGGCCGAGATGAAGAAGGTCCCCGGCGCGATCGTCGGCGCTGGCACCGTCGTCAACGAGCAGCAGCTGCGCGACGTGGCCGATGCGGGCGCCGAGTTCATCGTCTCGCCAGGCCTGACCGATCGCCTAGGCGCGGCGGTGATCGACAGCGGTATTCCCTATTTGCCCGGTATCGCCAATGCGGGCGACATCATGCGCGGACTGGATCTGGGCCTGACCCATTTCAAGTTCTTCCCGGCCGAGACCAGCGGCGGGTTGAAGGCACTGAAGGCGCTGGCCGCGCCCTTCTACCAGGCGCGCTTCTGCCCGACCGGCGGCATCACCGAAGCGAGCGCCCCCGACTGGCTGGCCTTCGACCGCGTCCTGTGCGTCGGCGGCAGCTGGGTGACGGGCGGATCGATGGCCGATGTGGAGGCCAAGGCGCGCGCGGCAGCGGCGCTGCGCGGGTAATGCTTTTTCCTCCCCTGTAAGGGGAGGGGGACCATGCTCAGCATGGTGGAGGGGTGTCCCGCTCTCGATAGGGTGACACCCCTCCGACGCGCGCCGCGCGCCACCTCCCCTTACAGGGGAGGAAATGTTTGCGCCTCCAACAACCACTGCCGAAACGCCCGCATCGCCAGCCCTTCCTTGCGCGACAGCAACCGCGTCAGCCAGTAGCGCCCCGCATCGATCTCCAGCGCAAAGGGCTGGATCAGTTGCTCCGCCGCCAGTTCGCGCAGGAACATCGCGCGCGGGGCCAGAGCCACGCCGAGCCCGGCCATCGCCGCCCCCGCCATCAGTGCCGAGCTGTCGAACATCGGCCCGCGCAGGGCCGGAGTGGGAACGCCCGCCGCCCCGAACCACCGCTCCCATTCGCTGACCCGATAGGAGCGCAGCAGCCTTTCGCGTGTTAGATCCTCGGGCCGCCGCAGCCGCTCGGCGATCCGGGGCGAGCATAAGGGCGTTAGCGGCGCCGCCTGCAACGGCTCGGCATGGGTGCCATGCCACGCCCCGTCACCAAAACGGATCGCGTAATCCAGCCCCTCTCCGGCCAGATCGACCCGGTTGTTGTTGATCGACACACGCACGTCGATGTGCGGATGGGTCGCGGCGAAATCGTCCAGCCGCTCGAGCAGCCATCCGGTCGCGAAAGTCCCCACCACGCCCAATCCTAACGCATATTGGAACCGCCCATCCGCGAACCGGTCCAGCGTCGCGCCGATCCGGTCGAACGTCTCGGCGAGTACCGGGACCAGCGCATGACCGTCATCGGTCAGTGCCAGCCCGCGCGGCAAACGATGGAACAGCCGAGCGCCCAGCCGCTTTTCCAGCGCCGCGACCTGATGGCTGACCGCGCCCTGGCTGACGCAGAGCTCGATCGCCGCGCGGGTGAAGCTCAGATGGCGCGCCGCCGCCTCGAAGGCACGCAGGGCGTTGAGCGGGAGTTGGGCGCGGTCCATGGCCCACCATGAATTTCTCTCATGCCTCTGTCGAGGGAAGATGCTTTGTGGCGTCGGGTGATGCGATCCATCATGCCGGCCAAGGAGACCCATCATGCTTGCCAGACCGACCCTGCTCTCGCTGATCGCCATCGTCGCCGCGCCGTCGCTGTCCCGGACGCCCGACCCGCTGACCCGGCCGATCGTGACCGAGCATACAGCGGAATGGCTCGCGCCGCGTCTGCCGGTGAAGGTTTATGGCAACACCTATCTGGTCGGCTTCGGCGGGCTGAACGTCGCGCTGATCGATACGGGCAAGGGCCTAATCCTGATCGACGGCGCCTTGCCCCAGGCCGCGCCCGCCATCCTCGCCAATGTCGCAAAGCTCGGCTTCGCGCCGCGTGACATCAAATATATTCTCAGCACCGAACCGCATTTCGACCATGCGGGCGGTCTTGCCGCGCTGGCCCGCGACACCGGCGCGACAGTGGTCGCCAGCCCCCGCGGAGCCGAGGGGCTGCGCACCGGGCGGCTGGCGGCGGATGATCCGCAGCGCGGTTATGACAGCCGCTTCCCGCCCGTCCGCACGGTGCAGGTCATTCAGGACGGCGAGCGGCTGGCGCTGGGCAGCACCGTCGTCACCGCCCGCGCTACGCCGGGGCATACCATGGGCAGCATGAGCTGGAGTTGGCGCGCCTGCGAAGGCCAACGGTGCAAGGCGATCGTCTTCGCCTCCAGCCTCAACCCGGTCTCAACCGACGATTATCGCTTCTCCGCGCCCGCGAACAACGCGGTGGTGGCAGCCTTCGCACGCGGCCAAGCGGCGATGCGCGCCCTGCCCTGCGACATTCTGATTACCGCCCATGCCGATCAGGACGGCGCGACCAGTCGGTTCCTGACGACGCCAGGCGCCTGCCGCGCCTATGAGGCGGCGTCGCAGCGGAAAGTCACGCAACGCCTCCGGGAAGAGGCGCGCTGATCGTCACATCTCGCCGCGCTGACGACGGATCGCGTACCATTTCTGCACATTGGCATTATGCTGCGCCAGCGTGTCGGCAAAGACATGGCCGCCTGATCCGTCCGCGACGAAATAGAGCGCCTTGCTGTCCGCCGGGTCCAGCACCGCGTCGATCGAGGCGCGGCCGGGATTGGCGATCGGCCCGACCGGCAGGCCGGGGCTGGCATAGGTGTTGTAACCGTTCTTTGCGTGCAACTCGGAGCGCAGGATACGGCGACCGAGCGGACGGCCTTTGGTGATCGGATAGATGACGGTCGGGTCCGCCTGGAGCGGCATTCCGATACGAAGACGGTTGCCATAGACCGCCGCGACCGTCCGCCGTTCGGACGGCTTGCCGGTTTCCTTCTCGACGATCGAGGCGAGGATGATCGCCTCCTGCGGCGACTTGACCGCGATGCCCGGCTTGCGGTTGGCCCAGGCCTGGGCGAGATAATCCTTCATCGCCTTCTGCATGCGCGCGACGACCGAGGCGCAGGTGTCGCCCTTCTGATAGGCATAGCTGTCGGGCAGGACCGATCCTTCGGCCGGAACCGGCACATCGCCGATCAGGCCATCGGCGCGAATCAGGGCGTCATGGACCAGCACCGAGGGATAACCCTCGGGCACCGGCACCAGCCGCTGGCGGACCTTGCCCTCCTGCAACAGGGTCAGCACGTCATGCGCGCTGGCATGTTCGGGGATGGCATATTCACCCGCCTTGATCGCCCCACCATCCCCGAACAACCGCGCATAAAGGCGAAAACGGCTGGCCGAACGGATCGCACCCGCTTTTTGCAGTTCGTTGGCGGCACGGGCGAGGCTCGCGCCTTCGGGCACCACGACCGCGAGCGGCCGGTCCGCCGGGCCGCTGCCCGCCCAGTCATGCGCGACCCAGGCGAAGACGGCGATGCCGATCAGCCCCAGCAGCAACCCGATACAGCCGACCTTGCGCATATCTCACCCGGTTTTGACTAGGGCGCTGACGCCCGGACATAGAACAACCCCGGCACCGATCCGGGTCCGCTTTGCTGGCCGCCCGATGGCGCGGGCTTGAGCGTTTTGCAAGCGGACCCGGCGGTTGCCGGGGTTTTCTTTGGATAAGCCCACCCTCCGTTCGCACTGAGCGAAGTCGAAGTGCACGTTCCGACCTCAGCCGGAGTCCCGTAGCCTTCGACTTCGCTCAGGCTGAACGGAGGTTGTGCAGGCGAGTTAGATCGCCTTCATCACCAGCGAAGCATTGGTGCCACCAAAGCCGAACGAGTTGTTCAGCACCGCCTTCACCTCACGCTTCTTGGCCTTGTGCGGCACCAGATCGACGCCCTCGGTGCCCTCATCAGGATTGTCGAGGTTCAGCGTCGGCGGCACGATCTGGTCGCGCAGCGCCAGGATGCAGAAGATGCTCTCGACCGCACCCGCGCCGCCCAGCAGATGGCCGATCGCCGACTTGGTGCTCGACATGGACGCACCCGACAGGTCGTCGCCGAACACGCGCTTGGCAGCGGCCAGTTCGATCGTGTCCGCCATGGTTGAGGTGCCATGGGCGTTGATATAATCGATGTCCGACGGCTCCATGCCCGCCTTGCGCAGCGCCATGCGCATCGCGTTCTCGGCGCCCTTGCCCTCGGGATGCGGCGCGGTGACGTGATAGGCATCGCCCGACAGACCATAGCCGACGACCTCGGCATAAATCTTCGCGCCGCGCGCCTTGGCGTGCTCATATTCCTCGAGCACGACGACGCCCGCGCCCTCGCCCATCACGAAGCCGTCGCGGCCCTTGTCATAAGGACGGCTCGCCTCGGTGGGACGGTCGTTCATGCTCATGTTGAGTGCGCGTGCCTGGGCGAAGCCCGCCACGCCGAGCGGGTTGATTGTGCTTTCCGCACCACCTGCCAGCATGATGTCGGCATCGTCGTCGCGGATCATGCGCGCCGCGTCACCGATCGAGTGCGCGCCGGTCGAGCAGGCGGTGACGACCGCGTGGTTCGGGCCCATCAGGCCGTATTTGATGCTGACCTGCCCCGAGATCAGGTTGATCAAGCGGCCATGGACGAAGTGCGGGCTGACCCGGCCGGGGCCGCGCTCATGCAGGTTGACCGATTCGATCTCGATGCCCGGCAGACCGCCGATGCCCGAGCCGATCGACACGCCCGCGCGCAGCTTCGTAGCCTCGTCCATCTCGGTGAGACCGGCGTCTTCCAGCGCCTGTCCGGCGGCGTCGATGCCGTAAACGATGAAGGGATCGACCTGACGCTGGACCTTATGGTCGACGCGCTTGTCGGGGTCGAAGCCATATTCATGATCCTTGGGCTTCACCTCGCACGCGATGGTGCATTTCTGCCCCGTCGTGTCGAAGCGGGTGATCGTCCCCGCGCCCGACTTGCCAGCAATCAGATTGGCCCAGGCGGTTTCGACGTC carries:
- the argC gene encoding N-acetyl-gamma-glutamyl-phosphate reductase — translated: MTKTVFIDGGAGTTGLEIADRLAGRPDLSILTLPDDRRKDAEARREAINEADFVILCLPDDAAREAVSLIANDRTRVVDASTAHRTASGWVYGFAELEPEQRDRIASARFVSNPGCYPTGFLALVRPLVRAGIVPADFPVTVNAASGYSGGGKAMIAEYETATERAFRPYGLSLAHKHAPEMQRHSGLTHAPIFAPSVVDTYRGMVVEVPLALYALPGAPSLDRVTQALAEAYADSRIVRFSADAVAAVNIEENAGTDRMTLRVCGNAATGQARLIATLDNLGKGAGGAAVQNLNIMAGLDPTAGLVL
- the zwf gene encoding glucose-6-phosphate dehydrogenase, which gives rise to MTRNPVGKLLLFGATGDLAQRMLLPSLFNLHSDGLLPDGLTITGTARSDHDDASFREFAAKALDTFLPDDRKDTDKIASFLERVQYQSLDASSMDGFPALAEKVGDVSNGLAIYLSTAPSLFESTIKGLESVGLAGETVRIGLEKPLGYDLASSKEINDAVAFGFPEERTFRIDHYLGKETVQNILALRFGNFFFEPIWNAHGIDNVQITIAETVGLEDRAGYYEGAGALRDMVQNHILQLLALVAMEPPARYDGNSIRDEKAKVFRSLRLMTPEEVPNNTVTGQYSDGAVGGKIVGSYADELGKPSKTETFVAIKAHVDNWRWQGVPFYLRTGKRMAARRSEIAIQFKPVPHSMFAGRGGLLQPNTLVIRLQPEEYIQLLVMAKEPGLDRDGIRLREVPLNLSLDAEFAGTRRRIAYERLLLDLIEGDQTLFVRRDEVEAQWTWIDAIRAGWDANDVKPKTYPSGSWGPSSAIALTERDGVHWQDD
- the pgl gene encoding 6-phosphogluconolactonase yields the protein MTDEIEWWDYEDTTEMANALAGDIQFIIESAIEARGAAVIALSGGKTPIPVYEKLAQAKLDWKRVTIVPADERIVPLGDPLSNVTMIGKIFLPKGARVMPIVPQATSDYKAAGRSADALMQELHWPLDLVLLGMGADGHTASIFPGPDYDEALNGPKERRALGLMPDPLPPEAPVARVTLSRAGIVSARSIMFAISGPAKKKVLEDAIKEGASSPYPVGRVLAEVELPIDIHWSEQ
- the edd gene encoding phosphogluconate dehydratase; amino-acid sequence: MSLNAAVSAVTDRVIERSRPGRQAYLDLIAHEAETAVRRPNLGCANLAHAYAGTEEDRDAMKADRGMNIGIVSAYNDMLSAHAVYYRYPELMKVWAREVGATAQVAGGVPAMCDGVTQGYAGMELSLFSRDTIALSTAVALSHGTFEGAALLGICDKIVPGLLMGALRFGHLPMILVPGGPMPTGLPNKQKAAVREAFAEGKAGRDELLDAEIAAYHSKGTCTFYGTANTNQMMMEVMGLHMPGAAFVNPGTKLRQELSRAAVHRLAAIGQRGDDYRPLGRCVDEKAIVNAAVGLLATGGSTNHLIHLPAIARAAGIIIDWEDMDRLSAAVPLIARVYPNGSADVNGFEAAGGMPYVIRELLSAGLLHRDIMTVAGKDLSDYGQTAVIADDKLAWTPVGDSGDETILRPAAAPFSADGGMRILSGNLGRACIKVSAVERERWIIEAPARVFSDQSEVQAAFKAGELERDVVVVVRFQGPKANGMPELHKLTPPLGVLQNRGFKVALVTDGRMSGASGKVPCAIHLSPEAIGGGAIGLIRDGDIVRLDAVEGKLNALVDPVEWAAREQAATPAPAQGMGRELFALFRQAADEAEKGASPILAGAGL
- the glk gene encoding glucokinase — translated: MEIVAVDIGGTHARFAIAEVENGRVVKLGEPCTQKTAEHASLQTAWQAFEAHLGRPLPKAASLAIASPITGDVIRMTNNPWVIRPSLIPERLGADVYTVINDFGAVGHAVAQVPQEDFLHICGPDEPMPEHGVVTVCGPGTGLGVAQVLMTPNRYHVIETEGGHMDYAPLDGIEDAILKRLRRTYTRVSCERICSGPGIVAIYETLASLEGRAVPSRDDREIWTEALDGTDSIALAALDRFCLALGAVAGDFALAQGAKTVVIAGGLGYRIKDKLLRSGFDQRFVAKGRFQSLMARIPVKLITHPQPGLFGAAAAFAQEHS
- the eda gene encoding bifunctional 4-hydroxy-2-oxoglutarate aldolase/2-dehydro-3-deoxy-phosphogluconate aldolase produces the protein MTDIATIMRTSAVIPVLVIDDAATAKPLAEALVAGGLKVLEVTLRTPAALEAMAEMKKVPGAIVGAGTVVNEQQLRDVADAGAEFIVSPGLTDRLGAAVIDSGIPYLPGIANAGDIMRGLDLGLTHFKFFPAETSGGLKALKALAAPFYQARFCPTGGITEASAPDWLAFDRVLCVGGSWVTGGSMADVEAKARAAAALRG
- a CDS encoding LysR family transcriptional regulator, producing the protein MDRAQLPLNALRAFEAAARHLSFTRAAIELCVSQGAVSHQVAALEKRLGARLFHRLPRGLALTDDGHALVPVLAETFDRIGATLDRFADGRFQYALGLGVVGTFATGWLLERLDDFAATHPHIDVRVSINNNRVDLAGEGLDYAIRFGDGAWHGTHAEPLQAAPLTPLCSPRIAERLRRPEDLTRERLLRSYRVSEWERWFGAAGVPTPALRGPMFDSSALMAGAAMAGLGVALAPRAMFLRELAAEQLIQPFALEIDAGRYWLTRLLSRKEGLAMRAFRQWLLEAQTFPPL
- the bla gene encoding subclass B3 metallo-beta-lactamase; translated protein: MLARPTLLSLIAIVAAPSLSRTPDPLTRPIVTEHTAEWLAPRLPVKVYGNTYLVGFGGLNVALIDTGKGLILIDGALPQAAPAILANVAKLGFAPRDIKYILSTEPHFDHAGGLAALARDTGATVVASPRGAEGLRTGRLAADDPQRGYDSRFPPVRTVQVIQDGERLALGSTVVTARATPGHTMGSMSWSWRACEGQRCKAIVFASSLNPVSTDDYRFSAPANNAVVAAFARGQAAMRALPCDILITAHADQDGATSRFLTTPGACRAYEAASQRKVTQRLREEAR
- the mltG gene encoding endolytic transglycosylase MltG, giving the protein MRKVGCIGLLLGLIGIAVFAWVAHDWAGSGPADRPLAVVVPEGASLARAANELQKAGAIRSASRFRLYARLFGDGGAIKAGEYAIPEHASAHDVLTLLQEGKVRQRLVPVPEGYPSVLVHDALIRADGLIGDVPVPAEGSVLPDSYAYQKGDTCASVVARMQKAMKDYLAQAWANRKPGIAVKSPQEAIILASIVEKETGKPSERRTVAAVYGNRLRIGMPLQADPTVIYPITKGRPLGRRILRSELHAKNGYNTYASPGLPVGPIANPGRASIDAVLDPADSKALYFVADGSGGHVFADTLAQHNANVQKWYAIRRQRGEM
- the fabF gene encoding beta-ketoacyl-ACP synthase II; this encodes MRRVVVTGLGLVTPLGADVETAWANLIAGKSGAGTITRFDTTGQKCTIACEVKPKDHEYGFDPDKRVDHKVQRQVDPFIVYGIDAAGQALEDAGLTEMDEATKLRAGVSIGSGIGGLPGIEIESVNLHERGPGRVSPHFVHGRLINLISGQVSIKYGLMGPNHAVVTACSTGAHSIGDAARMIRDDDADIMLAGGAESTINPLGVAGFAQARALNMSMNDRPTEASRPYDKGRDGFVMGEGAGVVVLEEYEHAKARGAKIYAEVVGYGLSGDAYHVTAPHPEGKGAENAMRMALRKAGMEPSDIDYINAHGTSTMADTIELAAAKRVFGDDLSGASMSSTKSAIGHLLGGAGAVESIFCILALRDQIVPPTLNLDNPDEGTEGVDLVPHKAKKREVKAVLNNSFGFGGTNASLVMKAI